One part of the Acidobacteriota bacterium genome encodes these proteins:
- the mreD gene encoding rod shape-determining protein MreD has product MSPAQVAIAAAAAVTVQTTLAWSVSGTVVNLDLPLVVVVLAALSGGPLAGLWTGTATGLAQDVLSGGIVGVSGLCKCVAGVAVGLAGEKLLVTTTWQRSLVAAGATLLHAGCFFGAYALIPTATLIGGWTEVAAQAVANAVAASIVIGAVGPVRRWQRPAQRRRPGPAAERWRSRYAP; this is encoded by the coding sequence ATGAGCCCCGCGCAGGTAGCGATCGCCGCTGCGGCGGCGGTGACGGTGCAGACCACACTGGCCTGGTCGGTCAGCGGCACCGTCGTCAACCTGGATCTGCCGCTGGTGGTCGTGGTCCTGGCCGCGCTGTCCGGTGGACCGCTGGCCGGGCTGTGGACCGGAACCGCGACAGGGCTCGCGCAGGACGTGCTGTCGGGCGGAATCGTCGGCGTGAGCGGCCTGTGCAAGTGCGTGGCCGGCGTTGCGGTGGGGCTGGCGGGTGAGAAACTGCTCGTGACGACCACCTGGCAGCGGAGCCTCGTGGCGGCGGGCGCGACCCTGCTCCACGCCGGTTGCTTCTTCGGGGCCTATGCCTTGATCCCCACGGCGACCCTGATCGGCGGGTGGACGGAGGTGGCGGCTCAGGCAGTCGCGAATGCGGTGGCGGCGAGCATCGTCATCGGCGCCGTGGGACCCGTGCGCCGATGGCAGAGACCCGCGCAGCGCCGGCGTCCGGGGCCGGCCGCCGAACGCTGGCGGAGTCGGTACGCGCCATGA
- the mrdA gene encoding penicillin-binding protein 2 has translation MAETRAAPASGAGRRTLAESVRAMMSIPPPPSRDALRARSLLGLLQHAVVVIFAALLVSFWHVQISQHERFLAMAENNHQRRLLLRAPRGAVLDRDGEVLVENRHSLNISLVREQVEDVDAWIARLARTTGADEAAIAGIVERQPPASASRPVVVIRDAPLSQVAAVAARKPELPGLVVEQVPTRHYPGATFGAHALGYVGEVTDVQLSLPQFEGLRSGAIVGHAGIEHAYNDRLMGTDGARHVVVNSVGREIETVREVAPIEGAPLELTIDYDLQRAAEEGFQAAGFDGAAVVLDPRSGEVLALVSRPAYDPNDFASGIDAAAWGELLADPLNPLQNRALRGRYSPGSTFKIVMAIAALEEGVVDPHDEIVCRGGGVFYGRFFACHSTHGSVDMARALAQSCNTYFYRLGQSLGIDLIHKWATALGLGSMSGIDLPHEVQGLVPSREWKRATHGERWYAGETISVAIGQGQVSVTPLSMAVMMAAVANDGQVPTPRVLRPAFPGRGAVEEVRAGAGLQLAPETLATVRRGLWTAVNGVGTARRARLPGRDVIGKTGTAQVVSLSGRRAATDSEADLRDHGWFVFAAPRDDARIAGVVFAEHGEHGYLAAPIARHVIETFFAKEEGLPLPASPLPASHPVTTVADAAQPEAAGGGQ, from the coding sequence ATGGCAGAGACCCGCGCAGCGCCGGCGTCCGGGGCCGGCCGCCGAACGCTGGCGGAGTCGGTACGCGCCATGATGAGCATCCCGCCGCCGCCGTCGCGCGACGCGCTCAGAGCTCGATCGCTGCTGGGGTTGCTCCAGCACGCCGTCGTCGTGATCTTCGCCGCGCTCCTCGTCAGTTTCTGGCACGTCCAGATCAGCCAGCACGAACGGTTCCTGGCGATGGCGGAGAACAACCACCAGCGCCGGCTGTTGCTGCGTGCGCCGCGCGGCGCGGTCCTGGACCGCGACGGCGAGGTGCTGGTGGAAAACCGTCACTCGCTGAACATCTCGTTGGTGCGTGAGCAGGTCGAGGACGTCGACGCCTGGATTGCCCGGCTGGCGCGCACCACCGGCGCCGATGAAGCGGCGATCGCCGGCATCGTCGAGCGTCAACCGCCCGCATCCGCATCGCGTCCGGTAGTCGTCATCAGGGACGCCCCGCTGTCCCAGGTGGCTGCCGTAGCAGCCCGCAAGCCGGAGCTGCCGGGGCTCGTCGTCGAGCAGGTTCCCACGCGCCATTATCCGGGTGCGACGTTCGGCGCGCATGCGCTGGGTTACGTCGGAGAGGTCACCGACGTGCAACTTTCGCTGCCCCAGTTCGAGGGGCTGCGCAGCGGCGCGATCGTCGGCCACGCAGGCATCGAACACGCCTACAACGATCGGCTCATGGGGACCGACGGCGCGCGCCACGTCGTCGTGAACAGCGTTGGCCGGGAGATCGAGACGGTTCGCGAGGTCGCGCCGATCGAGGGTGCGCCCCTGGAGCTGACGATCGACTACGACCTCCAGCGGGCTGCCGAGGAAGGGTTCCAGGCGGCCGGGTTCGACGGCGCCGCCGTCGTGCTCGATCCGCGCTCGGGCGAGGTGCTGGCCCTGGTGAGCCGGCCGGCTTACGACCCGAACGACTTCGCTTCCGGAATCGACGCCGCCGCCTGGGGCGAGTTGCTCGCGGATCCGCTCAATCCACTGCAGAACCGGGCCCTGCGGGGTCGCTATTCGCCCGGCTCGACGTTCAAGATCGTCATGGCGATAGCGGCCCTTGAAGAGGGGGTGGTGGATCCGCACGACGAGATCGTGTGCCGCGGCGGCGGCGTCTTCTACGGCCGGTTCTTCGCGTGCCACTCCACGCACGGCAGCGTCGACATGGCGCGGGCGCTGGCGCAGTCGTGCAACACCTACTTCTACCGGCTGGGGCAGTCGCTCGGCATCGATCTGATTCACAAGTGGGCCACCGCGCTCGGCCTGGGGAGCATGAGCGGCATCGACCTGCCGCACGAGGTGCAGGGACTGGTGCCGTCCCGGGAGTGGAAGCGCGCCACGCACGGCGAGCGCTGGTATGCCGGCGAGACGATCTCGGTCGCCATCGGACAGGGCCAGGTGTCCGTGACGCCGCTGTCGATGGCCGTGATGATGGCGGCGGTGGCGAACGACGGGCAGGTCCCGACGCCGCGGGTGCTCCGGCCGGCGTTCCCCGGTCGGGGTGCGGTGGAGGAGGTCCGCGCGGGGGCGGGTCTGCAGCTTGCGCCGGAGACCCTCGCCACGGTGCGGCGCGGACTCTGGACGGCGGTCAACGGCGTGGGAACAGCGCGGCGCGCGCGCCTGCCGGGACGCGACGTGATCGGCAAGACCGGTACCGCGCAGGTCGTGTCGCTGTCCGGCCGCAGGGCCGCGACGGATTCCGAGGCGGACTTGCGGGACCACGGGTGGTTCGTCTTCGCCGCTCCGCGCGACGACGCCCGCATCGCCGGCGTGGTCTTCGCCGAGCACGGAGAGCACGGCTATCTGGCCGCCCCGATTGCCCGCCACGTGATCGAGACCTTCTTCGCCAAGGAGGAGGGGCTTCCGCTGCCCGCTTCTCCGCTGCCGGCGAGTCATCCCGTGACGACCGTGGCGGACGCGGCGCAGCCGGAGGCCGCGGGCGGAGGCCAGTGA
- the rodA gene encoding rod shape-determining protein RodA, whose protein sequence is MFEHRLAVYIDWALLGAIGILCAIGATMVFSATYDPASGSVGAEFYRHLVALAIGAVALVGCLVVDYRTLADRSLFIYAGLVAVLVLTLFVGTEQGGARRWVGIGSLSGQPSELARLVLALVLASVYTRNSPARRALRDWIVGGAVVALPFVLIARQPDLGTAVILLPVCLTVMVFAGLRIRVLAVVALLGVLATPLVWAYGLEEYQQRRISSFLDPEQDPQGAGYQQRQARITVGSGGMTGRGFLQGTQNQYNFLPVAHNDFIFSVLAEEHGFVGVSVALALYLFVILRSLDAARVARDSTGMYLVAGVAAGFTFQVVYNITMSVGLAPVKGLTLPLMSFGGSSIIATLMGFGLILNVRMRRFRN, encoded by the coding sequence ATGTTCGAGCATCGCCTGGCCGTCTACATCGACTGGGCGTTGCTGGGCGCAATCGGGATACTCTGCGCCATCGGCGCGACGATGGTGTTCAGCGCCACTTACGACCCCGCCAGCGGCAGCGTCGGCGCCGAGTTCTATCGTCACCTGGTGGCGCTTGCGATTGGCGCGGTCGCGCTCGTCGGCTGCCTGGTGGTCGACTACCGCACCCTGGCGGATCGTTCCCTGTTCATCTACGCCGGTCTCGTGGCCGTCCTGGTCCTCACGCTGTTCGTGGGTACCGAGCAGGGCGGCGCCCGGCGCTGGGTCGGCATCGGTTCGCTCTCCGGCCAGCCGTCGGAGCTCGCGCGCCTCGTTCTGGCCCTCGTTCTGGCTTCGGTTTACACCCGGAACAGCCCGGCCCGGCGCGCGTTGCGCGACTGGATCGTGGGCGGCGCGGTCGTGGCCCTGCCTTTCGTGCTGATCGCGCGGCAGCCGGATCTCGGGACCGCGGTCATCCTGTTGCCGGTCTGCCTGACCGTCATGGTGTTCGCGGGCCTGCGAATCCGGGTCCTCGCGGTCGTGGCTCTGCTCGGCGTGCTCGCGACGCCTCTCGTCTGGGCCTACGGGCTAGAGGAGTATCAGCAGCGTCGCATCTCCAGCTTCCTGGACCCGGAGCAGGATCCGCAGGGCGCCGGTTACCAGCAGCGGCAGGCGCGCATCACGGTCGGCTCGGGAGGGATGACGGGACGCGGGTTCCTGCAGGGCACGCAGAACCAGTACAACTTCCTGCCGGTCGCGCACAACGACTTCATCTTCTCGGTGCTGGCGGAGGAGCACGGGTTCGTCGGCGTATCGGTCGCGCTGGCCCTGTATCTGTTCGTCATCCTGCGTTCGCTCGATGCGGCGCGGGTCGCGCGGGACAGTACCGGCATGTACCTGGTCGCCGGCGTCGCCGCCGGGTTCACGTTTCAGGTCGTATACAACATCACGATGTCGGTGGGGCTGGCGCCGGTCAAGGGACTGACCCTGCCGTTGATGAGCTTCGGAGGCTCGTCGATCATCGCGACACTGATGGGATTCGGGCTCATCCTGAACGTCCGGATGCGCCGATTCAGAAACTGA
- a CDS encoding Rne/Rng family ribonuclease encodes MNKELIVSSNRHETMAAILEDDQVAEIHIEREHQRGVAGNIYKGRVNKVLPGMQSAFVDIGLERDAFLYVSDVVDTIEEFERLESGDGDDSPADGGEANGDAARPRGNGRSRSPQRSAQRPTQQIEDLLKAGQEILVQVVKEPLGTKGARVTSHASIPGRFLVFMPTADNIGVSRKIDSREERSRLRGIVRQFRDEHGFTGGIIIRTAAARRPKEDIEGDLRYFHELWSEMRGNMESLRAPAVIHHEESLVAKLIRDFLNDDFSAIRIDDRDEHARVLRLVERIMPGMVERVRHYAKEFPIFEEYGVQAEIDKAIRSKVWLKSGGYIVINQTEALVAIDVNTGRYVGKRSGGLEDTIVKTNLEAAKEIVRQVRLRDLGGIIVADFIDMDDRKNRQKVAQAFERELRRDRAPSKTIQVSDFGLIILTRKRVRKSLERQLTDPCPYCSGSAVIKSSSTICYDLLSEVRKIGPELNGHAVQLRVNPDIARVLEQEQRGVLRDLERVLGRGVTVQPDVRLHHEQFDVMAT; translated from the coding sequence ATGAACAAGGAATTGATCGTCTCCTCGAACCGCCACGAGACGATGGCGGCCATTCTCGAGGACGACCAGGTGGCCGAGATCCACATCGAACGCGAGCACCAGCGCGGCGTCGCCGGCAACATCTACAAGGGGCGTGTGAACAAGGTCCTGCCCGGGATGCAGTCGGCCTTCGTCGACATCGGTCTCGAGCGCGACGCCTTCCTGTACGTCTCCGACGTCGTCGACACCATCGAGGAGTTCGAGCGTCTGGAGTCGGGTGACGGCGACGACTCGCCCGCGGACGGCGGCGAGGCCAACGGCGACGCCGCACGCCCGCGCGGCAACGGTCGGAGCCGGTCGCCCCAGCGCTCCGCGCAGAGGCCGACGCAGCAGATCGAGGATCTGCTGAAGGCCGGGCAGGAGATCCTGGTGCAGGTGGTCAAGGAGCCGCTCGGCACCAAGGGCGCGCGGGTCACCTCCCACGCCAGCATCCCCGGGCGCTTCCTGGTGTTCATGCCGACCGCCGACAACATCGGCGTGTCGCGCAAGATCGACTCGCGCGAGGAGCGCAGCCGCCTGCGCGGCATCGTGCGACAGTTTCGCGACGAGCACGGTTTCACCGGCGGGATCATCATCCGTACGGCCGCGGCCAGGCGCCCCAAGGAGGATATCGAAGGCGACTTGCGGTACTTCCACGAGCTCTGGTCCGAGATGCGCGGCAACATGGAGTCGTTGCGGGCGCCCGCGGTCATTCATCACGAGGAGAGCCTCGTCGCGAAGCTCATCCGCGACTTCCTGAACGACGATTTTTCGGCGATCCGGATCGACGACCGCGACGAGCATGCACGCGTCCTGCGGTTGGTCGAGCGCATCATGCCGGGCATGGTGGAGCGCGTGCGGCACTACGCGAAGGAGTTTCCGATCTTCGAGGAATACGGCGTGCAGGCCGAGATCGACAAGGCGATCCGGAGCAAGGTGTGGCTCAAGTCGGGCGGTTACATCGTGATCAACCAGACGGAGGCCCTCGTCGCGATCGACGTCAACACCGGGCGCTACGTCGGCAAGCGCAGCGGCGGTCTCGAGGACACCATCGTCAAGACCAACCTGGAAGCGGCCAAGGAGATCGTCCGGCAAGTCCGGCTGCGGGATCTCGGCGGCATCATCGTGGCCGACTTCATCGATATGGATGATCGCAAGAACCGCCAGAAGGTCGCACAGGCGTTCGAGCGAGAGCTCCGGCGCGACCGGGCGCCGTCGAAGACCATCCAGGTGTCCGACTTCGGCCTGATCATCCTGACCCGAAAGCGCGTCCGCAAGAGCCTGGAGCGGCAGTTGACCGACCCGTGCCCGTACTGTTCCGGCAGCGCGGTCATCAAGTCGTCGTCGACGATCTGTTACGACCTGCTGTCGGAGGTGCGCAAGATTGGCCCCGAGCTCAACGGGCACGCCGTGCAGTTGCGGGTCAATCCCGACATCGCGCGGGTCCTCGAGCAGGAGCAGCGCGGGGTGCTACGGGACCTCGAGCGCGTGCTCGGACGCGGGGTCACCGTGCAGCCGGACGTCCGGCTGCACCACGAGCAGTTCGACGTGATGGCTACCTGA
- a CDS encoding MGMT family protein — protein sequence MNSDTRRPATPFARRVLAIVRRIPPGRVATYGDVAALAGRPLASRAVGNVMRRCTRPGVPCHRVVGAGGRLGGYGDRAVKRGLLVAEGIRVTGDRLHRFAAVRWQGPML from the coding sequence GTGAACAGCGACACCAGGCGACCGGCGACGCCGTTCGCGCGGCGTGTGCTGGCCATAGTGCGCCGCATCCCGCCCGGGCGCGTCGCGACGTACGGGGATGTCGCCGCCCTGGCGGGGCGGCCGCTCGCCTCCCGCGCGGTGGGCAACGTCATGCGGAGATGCACGCGACCCGGGGTGCCGTGCCACCGTGTCGTCGGCGCCGGCGGGCGGCTGGGCGGCTACGGCGATCGCGCCGTCAAGCGGGGCCTGCTCGTTGCGGAAGGGATCCGCGTGACCGGGGACCGGCTGCACCGTTTCGCCGCGGTGCGCTGGCAGGGCCCGATGCTATGA
- a CDS encoding DinB family protein yields MTRTIESTFIESARTRLCIHLTGQIRTCLDALKVEQIWWRPNESSNAIGNLVLHCVGSTRFYIGHVVGKREFVRDRAAEFAERRELPAAELRARLDMAIEEADEVLAQVDPADLIATTERTPKPMTLLEAISLQLTHYALHAGQIAYATKLMDAHAIHEIWRTTPGH; encoded by the coding sequence ATGACTCGCACCATCGAATCCACGTTCATCGAGTCTGCCCGCACGCGCCTCTGCATCCACCTGACGGGGCAGATTCGCACCTGCCTGGACGCGCTGAAGGTAGAGCAGATCTGGTGGCGCCCCAACGAATCGTCGAACGCCATCGGCAACCTCGTCCTGCACTGCGTCGGATCGACCCGCTTCTACATCGGACACGTCGTCGGGAAACGCGAGTTCGTACGGGATCGGGCCGCCGAGTTCGCGGAGCGGCGCGAGCTGCCGGCCGCGGAGCTGCGGGCCAGACTCGACATGGCCATCGAGGAGGCCGACGAGGTGCTGGCGCAGGTCGATCCGGCCGACCTGATCGCCACGACCGAGCGGACGCCGAAACCCATGACGCTGCTCGAAGCCATCAGCCTGCAGTTGACGCACTACGCTCTCCACGCCGGGCAGATTGCGTACGCCACGAAGCTGATGGACGCCCATGCCATCCACGAGATCTGGCGGACGACACCGGGACACTGA